The following coding sequences lie in one Lolium perenne isolate Kyuss_39 chromosome 2, Kyuss_2.0, whole genome shotgun sequence genomic window:
- the LOC127330259 gene encoding strigolactones hydrolase CXE15-like, translating to MVMSVPSSSPPATAAPYVVEDCGDALQVLSDGTIVRSAPPPAPVPDDGRVQWKDAVYDAGRGLGLRMYRPRRRDVTDTGEEEEEKLPVLVYFHGGGFCVGSCSWPNTHAVCLRLAAELPSLVLSFDYRLAPEHRLPAAHEDAARALLWLRDQLIAPSSENAAWLAESADSRRVFVSGVSAGGSLAHHMAVQFGTAGLEPGANVVGYILLMPGLFSAEPTRSELDTPETAFLTQEMFDRFFRLGMPAGATRDHPLVNPFAPESPSLEAVCVGRMLVVAAERDFFRDRNVEYAERMKAMGKDVELVVFAGQEHGFFGMDPASDADRELVRVITRFVGRQGNGNSHEV from the coding sequence ATGGTCATGTCCGTGCCGTCCTCCTCTCCTCCAGCAACAGCGGCTCCGTACGTCGTGGAGGACTGTGGTGATGCGCTGCAGGTTCTCAGCGACGGCACAATCGTTcgctccgcgccgccgcccgcgcctGTCCCTGACGACGGCCGCGTCCAGTGGAAGGACGCAGTGTACGACGCCGGCCGCGGCCTCGGCCTACGAATGTACAGGCCGCGCCGCCGCGACGTGACGGAcacgggagaggaggaggaggagaagcttCCCGTGCTCGTGTACTTCCACGGCGGCGGCTTCTGCGTCGGTTCCTGCTCCTGGCCCAACACCCACGCCGTCTGCCTCCGCCTCGCCGCCGAGCTCCCGTCGCTCGTGCTCTCCTTCGACTACCGACTAGCGCCGGAGCACCGCCTCCCCGCCGCCCACGAGGACGCCGCCAGGGCTCTCCTGTGGCTCCGCGACCAGCTGATCGCCCCCTCCTCCGAGAACGCGGCGTGGCTCGCCGAGTCCGCCGACTCACGCCGGGTGTTCGTCTCCGGCGTGTCCGCTGGCGGCAGCCTGGCGCACCACATGGCCGTTCAGTTCGGCACGGCGGGTCTCGAACCGGGGGCAAACGTCGTCGGATACATCCTGCTCATGCCGGGGCTTTTCTCGGCGGAGCCGACCAGGTCGGAGCTGGACACGCCGGAGACGGCGTTCCTTACGCAGGAGATGTTCGATAGGTTCTTCCGCCTGGGGATGCCGGCCGGAGCGACAAGAGATCACCCGCTGGTGAACCCATTCGCCCCGGAAAGCCCGAGCCTGGAGGCCGTGTGCGTGGGCCGCATGCTCGTTGTCGCCGCGGAGCGCGACTTCTTCAGGGACCGAAACGTGGAGTACGCCGAGCGGATGAAGGCCATGGGCAAGGACGTCGAGCTCGTCGTGTTCGCCGGCCAGGAGCACGGATTCTTCGGCATGGATCCTGCTTCGGACGCCGACCGCGAGCTGGTGCGAGTCATCACGCGTTTCGTGGGGCGGCAAGGGAACGGAAATTCACATGAGGTGTGA
- the LOC127333856 gene encoding strigolactones hydrolase CXE15 has product MASSAVPTAQPYVVEDCRGVLQLLSDGTVVRSGALPFPVGNGADHEDGRVEWKDAVYDAGRCLGLRMYKPTTNGGEEGKKLPVLVYFHGGGFCIGSFAWPNFHAGCLRLAAEIPAVVLSFDYRLAPEHRLPAAHEDAAAALLWLRDQLASDPWVAGVVDPHRVFVSGESAGGNIAHHLALRFGTAGLDPVRIAGYILLMPAFLSEQPTQSELDTPATAFLTREASDRYTRLFLPAGANKDHPLVNPFASDAPSLDKLDVGRMLVVAAEGDMLRDKNVEYAERLRAARGDEVELLVFAGEEHAFFALKPTSEVTGELIQVIRRFLSTEATN; this is encoded by the coding sequence ATGGCGTCCTCAGCTGTTCCCACCGCACAGCCCTACGTCGTGGAGGACTGCCGTGGGGTGCTGCAGCTTCTCAGCGACGGCACGGTCGTGCGCTCTGGCGCTTTGCCCTTCCCTGTCGGCAACGGCGCAGACCACGAGGATGGTCGCGTCGAGTGGAAGGACGCGGTGTACGACGCTGGCCGCTGCCTCGGTCTCCGTATGTACAAGCCGACGACGAATGGCGGAGAGGAGGGCAAGAAGCTCCCGGTGCTCGTCTACTTCCACGGCGGGGGCTTCTGCATTGGATCCTTCGCCTGGCCCAACTTCCACGCCGGCTGCCTGCGCCTCGCCGCCGAGATCCCGGCCGTGGTGCTCTCCTTCGACTACCGCCTCGCGCCGGAGCACCGCCTCCCCGCCGCCCACGAGGACGCCGCCGCGGCCCTACTCTGGCTCCGCGACCAGCTCGCGTCGGACCCGTGGGTCGCCGGCGTGGTCGACCCACACCGGGTGTTCGTCTCCGGCGAGTCTGCCGGCGGCAACATCGCGCACCACCTGGCCCTTCGGTTCGGCACGGCGGGGCTGGACCCTGTGAGGATAGCCGGGTACATCCTCCTCATGCCGGCGTTCTTGTCGGAGCAGCCGACGCAGTCCGAGCTGGACACACCGGCGACAGCGTTCCTGACCAGGGAGGCGTCCGACAGGTACACCCGCCTCTTCCTTCCCGCCGGAGCGAACAAGGACCACCCGCTGGTGAACCCTTTCGCCTCCGACGCCCCGAGCCTGGACAAGTTGGACGTCGGCCGCATGCTCGTCGTCGCAGCGGAGGGCGACATGTTGCGGGACAAGAATGTGGAGTACGCGGAGAGGCTGAGGGCGGCGCGTGGCGACGAGGTCGAGCTCCTCGTGTTCGCCGGCGAGGAGCACGCGTTCTTTGCATTGAAGCCCACTTCCGAGGTCACCGGCGAGCTCATCCAGGTCATCAGGCGTTTCCTCTCCACCGAAGCAACCAACTAA
- the LOC139835650 gene encoding uncharacterized protein, with translation MEKYKMGKKAAKRVVSEARGQAYEDLYQRFGTKEGKKDIYRMAKIRERKMGDVDQVKCITDGADQLLVKEKEIKHKWWEYFDGLFNGETESCTIELDNSFDDTSRDFVRRIQESEVKEALKRMKGGKAMGPDCIPIEVWRGLRDIAIVWLTKLFNSIFRANKMPEEWRRSILVPIFKNKGDV, from the coding sequence ATGGAGAAGTACAAGATGGGAAAGAAGGCTGCAAAGCGAGTTGTGAGTGAAGCAAGGGGTCAGGCGTATGAGGACCTCTACCAGCGGTTCGGCACGAAGGAAGGCAAAAAGGACATCTATAGGATGGCCAAGATCCGAGAGAGGAAGATGGGGGATGTTGACCAAGTCAAATGCATCACGGACGGAGCTGACCAACTCCTGGTGAAGGAGAAGGAGATTAAGCATAAATGGTGGGAGTACTTCGACGGGCTATTCAATGGGGAGACAGAGAGCTGCACCATTGAACTGGACAACTCCTTTGATGATACCAGTCGGGATTTTGTGCGGCGAATCCAGGAGTCTGAGGTCAAGGAGGCGTTGAAAAGGATGAAGGGAGGCAAGGCAATGGGCCCTGATTGTATCCCCATTGAGGTGTGGAGAGGCCTCAGAGACATAgcgatagtatggctaactaagctCTTCAACTCCATTTTTCGGGCAAACAAGATGCCAGAAGAATGGAGACGCAGTATAttagtaccaatcttcaagaacaagggggATGTTTAG
- the LOC127333855 gene encoding peroxidase 2, with protein MKLSVIILCALVAVQAALLAAPSAEASGLKVGYYNRKCKGVEAVVKGHIIRAMKKNPRVGAALVRLVFHDCFVRGCDGSVLLDKSAQNLHPEKEAPANIGLAAFDILEMIKADIEKKCPGVVSCSDILVYAARDATKILSKGHINYDVPAGRLDGMVSSASEAQAELPDSTFTAQQLIDNFARKNFDVEELVILSGAHSIGMAHCSSFKGRLTAPADQITPAYRNLLNDKCGQRSNPLVVNNVRDEDYNTVSKYMPGFKSRVRKIRDLFDNSYYHNNLARIVSFNSDWVLMTHKEARGHVHEYADNATLWNDDFGESMIKLSKLSMPAGSKGGIRKKCSIVSHPLH; from the exons ATGAAGCTCTCGGTGATTATCCTGTGTGCCCTGGTTGCCGTCCAGGCCGCGCTGCTTGCAGCGCCATCGGCAGAGGCTAGCGGGCTGAAGGTCGGCTACTACAACAGGAAATGTAAGGGCGTGGAGGCCGTCGTCAAAGGCCACATCATCCGGGCTATGAAGAAGAACCCCCGTGTCGGCGCCGCTCTTGTCCGGCTCGTATTCCATGACTGCTTCGTTAGG GGGTGCGATGGCTCCGTCCTCCTTGACAAGTCCGCCCAAAACCTTCACCCGGAGAAGGAGGCGCCGGCGAACATCGGGCTCGCCGCCTTCGACATCCTTGAGATGATCAAGGCCGACATCGAGAAGAAGTGCCCCGGCGTGGTATCCTGCTCCGACATACTTGTCTACGCTGCCCGTGACGCCACCAAAATCCTCAGCAAGGGCCACATCAACTACGATGTCCCCGCCGGCCGTCTCGATGGCATGGTCTCCTCGGCCTCTGAGGCCCAAGCGGAGCTCCCGGACTCCACTTTCACCGCCCAGCAGCTTATCGACAACTTCGCTCGCAAGAACTTCGACGTCGAGGAGCTCGTCATCCTCTCCGGCGCTCACTCCATCGGCATGGCACACTGCTCGTCCTTCAAAGGCCGTCTCACTGCGCCTGCAGACCAGATCACCCCGGCCTACCGCAACCTGCTCAATGACAAGTGCGGCCAGAGAAGCAACCCGCTCGTGGTGAACAACGTCCGCGACGAGGACTACAACACCGTCTCCAAGTACATGCCAGGGTTCAAGAGCCGGGTGCGCAAGATCAGGGACCTGTTCGACAACTCCTACTACCACAACAACCTCGCTAGGATCGTCAGCTTCAACTCCGACTGGGTGCTGATGACGCACAAGGAGGCCCGGGGCCACGTCCATGAGTACGCTGACAATGCCACGCTCTGGAACGACGACTTCGGCGAATCCATGATCAAGCTCAGCAAGCTGTCCATGCCGGCCGGGAGCAAGGGCGGGATCAGGAAGAAGTGTAGCATCGTCAGCCACCCCCTGCACTAA